One stretch of Tenrec ecaudatus isolate mTenEca1 chromosome 18, mTenEca1.hap1, whole genome shotgun sequence DNA includes these proteins:
- the CHST6 gene encoding carbohydrate sulfotransferase 6 yields MWLPRISNTAVKALLLAQTVLLLFLVSRPAWPRPASPADSPERVHVLVLSSWRSGSSLVGQLFSQHPDVFYLMEPAWHVWTALSQGSAPALHMAVRDLVRSVFLCDMAVFDAYLPWRRNLSDLFQWAVSRALCSPPACSAFPRGAISTELVCKPLCARRPFSLVEEACRSYSHVVLKEVRFFNLQVLYPLLSDPALNLRIVHLVRDPRAVLRSREQTAKALARDNGIVLGTNGTWVEADPELRVVREVCRSHVRIAEAATLKPRPFLRGRYRLVRFEDLARAPLPEIRALYAFAGLPLTPPLESWVHNLTHGTAGPGARREAFKTTSRDALNVSQAWRHALPFAKIRRVQELCAGALELLGYRPVFSEDEQRDLTLDLVLPRGPSSFSWATARHPGP; encoded by the coding sequence ATGTGGCTGCCGCGCATCTCCAACACGGCTGTGAAGGCACTCCTGCTGGCGCAGACGGTCCTGCTGCTCTTCCTGGTCTCCCGGCCTGCCTGGCCCCGGCCCGCGTCCCCCGCGGACAGCCCGGAGCGTGTGCATGTGCTGGTGCTGTCCTCGTGGCGCTCGGGTTCGTCCCTGGTGGGCCAGCTCTTCAGCCAGCACCCAGATGTCTTCTACCTGATGGAGCCTGCGTGGCACGTGTGGACCGCCCTGTCGCAGGGCAGCGCTCCCGCGCTGCACATGGCCGTGCGGGACCTGGTGCGCTCCGTCTTCCTGTGCGACATGGCCGTGTTCGACGCCTATCTGCCGTGGCGCCGCAACCTGTCGGACCTCTTCCAGTGGGCCGTGAGCCGGGCGCTGTGCTCGCCGCCTGCCTGCAGCGCCTTCCCCCGCGGCGCCATCAGCACGGAGCTGGTGTGCAAGCCTCTGTGCGCGCGGAGGCCCTTCAGCCTGGTGGAGGAGGCCTGCCGCTCCTACAGCCACGTGGTGCTCAAGGAGGTGCGCTTCTTCAACCTGCAGGTGCTCTACCCGCTGCTCAGCGACCCCGCGCTCAACCTGCGCATCGTGCACCTGGTGCGCGACCCGCGGGCCGTGCTGCGCTCGCGCGAGCAGACGGCCAAGGCGCTGGCGCGCGACAACGGCATCGTGCTGGGCACCAACGGCACGTGGGTCGAGGCCGACCCGGAGCTGCGTGTGGTGCGCGAGGTGTGCCGCAGTCACGTGCGCATCGCCGAGGCGGCCACGCTCAAGCCGCGGCCCTTCCTGCGGGGCCGCTACCGCCTGGTGCGCTTCGAGGACCTGGCGCGGGCGCCGCTGCCCGAGATCCGCGCGCTCTACGCCTTCGCGGGCCTGCCCCTGACGCCGCCACTTGAGTCCTGGGTTCACAACCTCACGCACGGCACCGCGGGGCCCGGCGCGCGCCGGGAGGCCTTCAAGACCACCTCCCGGGACGCGCTCAACGTCTCCCAGGCCTGGCGCCACGCGCTGCCCTTCGCCAAGATCCGCCGCGTGCAGGAGCTGTGCGCTGGCgccctggagctgctgggctACCGGCCCGTCTTCTCCGAGGACGAGCAGCGAGACCTGACCCTGGACTTGGTGCTGCCGCGGGGCCCGAGCAGCTTCAGCTGGGCCACCGCCAGGCACCCTGGGCCTTAA